From one Geoalkalibacter halelectricus genomic stretch:
- a CDS encoding MSCRAMM family protein has translation MRLWVILAVAVLGWACTPNDSGVEGTLLFGERPLADAQVEIYLKSGQDRSVAPFAVAVTDERGRYRLDLPPGRYYLIGKKREEGEDGRDRMLMAECPINPVEVKGRERVPPFGLREMGRGAGLVPDPGTAVQGRVVGEAGPVEGAWVYVYMNEDAGLMGPSYAEAVRTDAAGSFRIPLPAGSYYLAARQRGDGSRLGEPAPGDLNGVYGKNPVAVPLGQEVELEDLRVAAVDLDNRVLRRSEGKFASTDTAFTGRVVDGQGRSQAGIYVFAYLDRRMVGKPTYISEPSDAQGRFILYLTEGGTYYIGARSRFGGPLEPGERVGTYAGRADRGADIERGTQVSLGDLRVREVW, from the coding sequence ATGCGACTTTGGGTGATTTTAGCTGTGGCCGTGCTGGGTTGGGCGTGCACGCCCAATGACAGTGGGGTGGAAGGTACGCTGCTGTTCGGTGAGCGTCCCCTGGCCGATGCGCAGGTGGAGATTTATCTCAAGAGCGGTCAGGATCGCAGCGTCGCGCCCTTCGCCGTGGCCGTCACGGACGAGCGCGGGCGCTACCGCCTCGATCTGCCGCCGGGGCGCTACTATCTCATCGGCAAGAAGCGCGAGGAGGGCGAGGACGGCCGCGACCGCATGCTCATGGCCGAATGCCCCATCAACCCCGTCGAAGTGAAGGGGCGGGAGCGAGTGCCGCCCTTCGGCCTGCGCGAGATGGGGCGCGGCGCCGGGCTGGTGCCCGATCCCGGAACCGCCGTGCAGGGCCGGGTGGTGGGCGAGGCCGGGCCGGTGGAGGGTGCCTGGGTCTATGTCTATATGAACGAGGATGCGGGGCTCATGGGGCCTTCCTATGCCGAGGCGGTGCGCACCGACGCGGCGGGAAGTTTTCGAATCCCCTTGCCCGCCGGCAGCTATTACCTGGCGGCCCGCCAACGCGGCGACGGTTCGCGCCTGGGCGAGCCCGCGCCGGGTGATCTCAACGGCGTCTATGGGAAAAACCCCGTAGCGGTGCCCTTGGGCCAGGAGGTTGAGCTTGAGGATCTGCGCGTCGCCGCCGTCGATCTGGATAACCGCGTCCTGCGCCGCTCCGAGGGAAAATTCGCCTCCACCGACACGGCCTTTACCGGCCGGGTGGTGGACGGGCAAGGCCGCTCCCAGGCGGGAATCTACGTGTTCGCCTATCTCGACCGGCGCATGGTCGGCAAGCCGACCTACATCTCCGAACCGAGCGACGCGCAGGGCCGCTTCATTCTCTATCTGACCGAGGGCGGCACCTATTACATCGGGGCGCGCAGCCGTTTCGGCGGGCCCCTGGAGCCCGGCGAGCGGGTCGGCACCTACGCCGGCCGCGCCGACCGCGGCGCCGACATCGAGCGCGGCACCCAGGTGTCCCTGGGCGATCTGCGCGTGCGGGAGGTGTGGTGA
- a CDS encoding carboxypeptidase-like regulatory domain-containing protein, which yields MSRLLILMILTFVLPLGGCSESSAPAGENGLTRIEGQVYAPLEGAYLYVYRQGMDLHGPAYVVSRASDQDGRFELSLPEGDYMAVVRKRQSGETSGPVVAGDHRSEMIPLKVRGGRLTLNVEAPVKVGDERLLAQDQLAARTGLSGTIRDSEGRPVEGARVHVYDHVQMSERPKYVSEQTGPDGRYLIHLPEGGTYYLAARDRFGGPPQIGDLYGRYDQGTIEPSAVILEEGRLLEDVDIRVTKVW from the coding sequence ATGTCCAGACTCCTGATTCTGATGATCCTGACTTTTGTTCTGCCCCTCGGCGGCTGCTCCGAATCTTCGGCGCCGGCGGGCGAAAACGGCCTGACGCGCATCGAGGGGCAGGTTTACGCGCCCCTGGAGGGCGCCTATCTCTACGTCTATCGCCAGGGCATGGATCTGCATGGGCCGGCCTATGTCGTCTCGCGCGCCTCGGACCAGGATGGTCGCTTCGAGCTGAGCCTGCCCGAAGGCGACTACATGGCAGTGGTGCGCAAGCGCCAGAGCGGTGAAACCTCCGGCCCGGTGGTGGCCGGCGACCACCGCAGCGAAATGATCCCCCTCAAGGTGCGCGGCGGGCGCCTGACCCTCAACGTCGAAGCGCCGGTGAAGGTCGGCGACGAGCGGCTTCTGGCCCAGGATCAGCTTGCGGCCCGCACGGGCTTGAGCGGCACCATTCGCGACAGCGAGGGCCGGCCCGTGGAGGGCGCAAGGGTGCATGTCTATGACCATGTGCAGATGTCCGAGCGGCCCAAGTACGTCTCGGAGCAAACCGGCCCTGACGGGCGCTACCTGATCCATCTGCCCGAGGGCGGCACCTATTATCTCGCCGCGCGCGACCGCTTCGGCGGGCCGCCGCAAATCGGCGATCTCTACGGGCGCTACGACCAGGGCACCATCGAGCCCTCGGCGGTGATTCTTGAAGAAGGCCGCCTTCTCGAAGACGTCGACATCCGCGTGACCAAGGTCTGGTGA
- a CDS encoding FG-GAP repeat domain-containing protein — translation MFKGLKQAAVVGALLLGGMGTAGAVDFADISELAGVADEGFGKGVAFADVNNNGYMDIYISNKGGANKLYLNNGDGTFTDFTDQAGPGIDHPGFTMGSVFGDFDNDGCVDLYLATGGRHEIEANRLFRGNCDGTFTEVTEQAGVGLRAFTYGASFVDFDNDGYLDIYCANYGVGARNVLFRNNGDGTFTDVTDEAGVGDRGWSWMGIWGDVNNNGLQDLYVVNGRYPAGEPNRLYINNGDGTFTERSREAGVADPHWGLGASFADVNNNGHLDLFVSNYVGGNRLYLNNGDGTFRDASQGLKGAGEGWGKGPTFGDVNHNGLLDLYEGDCKLANQLYLNDGRGNLVNVAEDLPVVKCETVRTKGTAFADINNNGSLDLYVVNWGASNRLFENRMQNNDWLKVKLVGTQSNRDAYGARVKILDPDSGQMIAMREMRSATGFCAQEPNLAHFGLDGRRGVDVLVRFPSGVEVRKSGVKAGQMLEIVEPR, via the coding sequence ATGTTTAAAGGATTGAAACAGGCGGCGGTTGTCGGGGCTCTGCTTCTGGGCGGCATGGGAACGGCGGGGGCGGTGGATTTCGCCGATATTTCCGAACTTGCCGGGGTTGCCGACGAGGGCTTCGGCAAGGGCGTGGCCTTTGCCGATGTCAACAACAACGGCTACATGGACATCTATATTTCCAACAAGGGCGGCGCCAACAAGCTCTACCTCAACAACGGCGACGGCACCTTTACCGACTTCACCGACCAGGCCGGACCCGGCATCGACCATCCCGGCTTCACCATGGGCAGCGTGTTCGGCGATTTCGACAACGACGGCTGCGTGGATCTCTACCTGGCCACGGGCGGGCGCCATGAAATCGAGGCCAACCGGTTGTTCAGGGGCAACTGTGACGGCACCTTCACCGAGGTCACCGAGCAGGCCGGCGTCGGTTTGCGGGCCTTTACCTACGGTGCCTCCTTCGTCGATTTCGACAACGACGGCTATCTCGACATCTACTGCGCCAATTACGGCGTGGGCGCCAGGAACGTGCTGTTTCGCAACAACGGCGACGGCACCTTCACCGACGTGACCGACGAGGCCGGGGTCGGCGATCGCGGCTGGAGCTGGATGGGCATCTGGGGCGACGTCAACAACAACGGCCTGCAGGATCTCTACGTGGTCAACGGCCGCTATCCGGCCGGCGAGCCCAATCGCCTCTACATCAACAACGGCGACGGCACCTTCACCGAGCGTTCGCGCGAGGCCGGGGTCGCCGATCCCCACTGGGGGCTGGGCGCGAGTTTCGCCGACGTCAACAACAACGGCCATCTCGATCTGTTCGTGTCCAACTACGTCGGCGGCAACCGCCTGTATCTCAACAACGGCGACGGCACCTTCCGCGATGCCTCCCAGGGGCTCAAGGGCGCCGGCGAAGGCTGGGGCAAGGGACCGACCTTCGGCGACGTGAATCACAACGGCCTGCTCGATCTCTACGAGGGCGACTGCAAGCTGGCCAACCAGCTCTACCTCAACGACGGCCGGGGCAACCTGGTCAACGTCGCCGAGGATCTGCCGGTGGTCAAATGCGAAACCGTGCGCACCAAGGGCACGGCCTTCGCCGACATTAACAACAACGGCTCCCTGGATCTCTACGTGGTCAACTGGGGCGCTTCCAATCGCCTGTTTGAAAACCGCATGCAAAACAACGACTGGCTCAAGGTCAAGCTGGTCGGAACCCAATCCAACCGCGACGCCTACGGCGCGCGTGTCAAAATTTTGGACCCGGATTCGGGTCAAATGATCGCCATGCGCGAGATGCGCTCGGCCACCGGCTTCTGCGCCCAGGAACCCAACCTGGCCCACTTCGGCCTGGACGGGCGGCGCGGCGTCGATGTGCTGGTGCGCTTCCCCAGCGGCGTCGAGGTGCGTAAAAGCGGCGTGAAAGCCGGGCAGATGCTGGAGATCGTCGAACCGAGGTAA
- a CDS encoding spermine/spermidine synthase domain-containing protein produces the protein MNNSSTLDRRTCWGMFLLCMATLMYELVLTRIFSVLMWYHFASMAISLALFGLGAAALTIALAPRWFPLERGSLIAARWSALFAVGVTLFFGLFVLFRLYPQFGFTVLSFFHQPHYQPFQQGPGATSVPAGMLPALAALYLVTAFPFYCSGLAVTLLLTRHLRDINRLYCWDLLGAGAGCMAIIAVLNLVGGITAILVIAALGLAAAALFLPADAPRGRRAGLWLVLAVLTAAGIGNYVADYAEIRFARGRYEPGMIWSGWNSFSRVAVYPSQGQEQERAWGLSRSYRGPIPEQLGMVIDDSGYTTLFRRDDERFREFFRANVISLAYALRPGANALAIGPGGGKDVLVALAADAARVTAVELNSLIAEAVNERFAAFSGELYRDPRVRLVVDEGRSFVRRSSETFDVIQASAVFGRMAPAAGAFTLSENNLYTVEAFRDYWDRLSEDGILSISRFIFERETLRLVSLGLELLKEKGVEDPAAHLVVIRERGLANFMLKRSPFTTEELGFLREEARAREYDLVFMPDARDGDSQYHRLIASQGSDAFYREFPFDIRPVSDDRPFFYYMLKPEDFLRLLTFPEQSPFEDRAILTLRNLLVVVTGLVLVCLLLPLALLRGRELRTPGTAPRLLYFACLGLGFMLIEIGLLRRFTVFLGPPIYALAVVLFALLVFAGIGSLLAARCGPGAERRMLLRLLPALILLSLVYVAVLPPVLTSWLTLPLLLRCVLAVVLLAPLGLILGMPLPLGMRAFHPTPAAVPWSWGINSATSVFGAIFAAVLSMNFGFTLTLLAGVGVYLVGLAAVWWYRPG, from the coding sequence ATGAACAATTCCTCGACACTTGACCGCCGCACCTGCTGGGGCATGTTTCTGCTGTGCATGGCAACGCTCATGTACGAGCTGGTGCTGACCCGCATCTTCTCGGTGCTGATGTGGTACCATTTCGCCTCCATGGCCATTTCCCTGGCGCTGTTCGGGCTGGGCGCGGCGGCCCTGACCATCGCCCTGGCGCCGCGCTGGTTTCCCCTGGAGCGCGGCTCTCTCATCGCGGCGCGCTGGAGCGCCCTGTTCGCCGTCGGGGTGACTCTGTTCTTCGGCCTGTTCGTGCTCTTTCGGCTCTATCCGCAGTTCGGCTTCACGGTTCTCTCCTTTTTCCATCAGCCCCATTACCAGCCCTTTCAGCAGGGCCCCGGCGCCACCTCGGTACCCGCCGGCATGCTGCCGGCTCTGGCGGCGCTCTATTTGGTGACGGCTTTTCCCTTTTATTGCAGCGGCCTGGCCGTGACCCTGCTGCTGACCCGCCACCTGCGCGACATCAACCGCCTGTACTGCTGGGATCTGCTCGGCGCCGGCGCCGGCTGCATGGCCATCATCGCGGTGCTCAACCTGGTGGGCGGCATCACCGCTATTCTGGTCATCGCCGCCCTGGGCCTTGCGGCGGCGGCGCTGTTTCTGCCCGCCGACGCCCCGCGCGGCAGGCGCGCCGGCCTGTGGCTGGTGCTTGCGGTGCTGACCGCTGCGGGCATCGGCAACTACGTCGCCGATTACGCCGAAATCCGTTTTGCCCGCGGGCGCTACGAGCCGGGCATGATCTGGAGCGGCTGGAACAGCTTCTCGCGCGTGGCGGTCTACCCCTCCCAGGGACAGGAGCAGGAGCGCGCCTGGGGCCTGTCGCGCAGTTATCGCGGGCCGATCCCCGAGCAGTTGGGCATGGTCATCGACGACAGCGGCTACACCACCTTGTTTCGCCGCGACGACGAACGCTTCCGCGAATTCTTCCGCGCCAACGTCATCAGCCTCGCCTACGCCCTGCGACCCGGAGCCAACGCCCTGGCCATCGGCCCCGGCGGCGGCAAGGACGTGCTGGTGGCCCTGGCCGCGGACGCCGCGCGAGTGACGGCCGTCGAACTCAACTCGCTCATCGCCGAGGCGGTCAACGAGCGCTTCGCCGCCTTCAGCGGCGAACTCTACCGCGACCCGCGCGTGCGCCTGGTGGTGGACGAAGGGCGCAGCTTCGTGCGGCGCTCCTCCGAGACCTTCGACGTTATCCAGGCCTCGGCGGTGTTCGGGCGCATGGCCCCGGCGGCGGGCGCCTTCACCCTCTCGGAAAACAACCTCTACACCGTGGAGGCCTTTCGCGACTACTGGGACCGGCTCAGCGAGGACGGCATCCTGTCCATCTCGCGGTTCATCTTCGAGCGCGAGACCCTGCGCCTGGTGTCCCTGGGCCTGGAACTGCTCAAGGAAAAGGGCGTCGAGGATCCGGCCGCGCATCTGGTGGTCATCCGCGAGCGCGGCCTGGCCAACTTCATGCTCAAGCGCAGCCCCTTCACGACCGAGGAACTGGGCTTTTTGCGCGAGGAGGCGCGGGCGCGGGAATACGATCTGGTGTTCATGCCCGACGCCCGCGACGGCGACAGCCAGTATCACCGCCTCATCGCCTCCCAGGGCAGCGACGCCTTTTATCGGGAGTTTCCCTTCGACATCCGCCCGGTGAGCGATGATCGGCCGTTTTTTTATTACATGCTCAAACCCGAGGATTTCCTGCGCCTACTGACCTTTCCCGAGCAGAGCCCCTTCGAGGATCGCGCCATCCTGACCCTGCGCAATCTGCTGGTGGTGGTGACGGGCCTGGTGCTGGTGTGTCTGCTGCTGCCCCTGGCGCTGCTGCGCGGCCGCGAGCTGCGCACCCCGGGCACCGCGCCGCGGCTGCTCTATTTCGCTTGTCTGGGGCTAGGTTTCATGCTCATCGAGATCGGTCTGCTGCGCCGCTTCACCGTGTTTCTCGGGCCACCCATCTACGCTCTGGCGGTGGTGCTGTTCGCCCTGCTGGTGTTTGCCGGCATCGGTTCGCTGCTGGCGGCGCGCTGCGGCCCGGGCGCGGAGCGGCGGATGTTGTTGCGCCTGCTTCCGGCACTGATTTTGCTGTCCCTGGTGTATGTGGCCGTGCTTCCGCCCGTGCTGACCAGTTGGCTGACCCTGCCCCTGCTGCTGCGCTGTGTGCTGGCGGTGGTGCTGCTGGCGCCCCTGGGTCTGATTCTGGGCATGCCGCTGCCCCTGGGGATGCGCGCCTTTCACCCCACTCCGGCGGCGGTGCCCTGGAGTTGGGGCATCAACAGCGCCACCAGCGTGTTCGGCGCCATCTTCGCGGCGGTGCTGAGCATGAACTTCGGCTTTACCCTGACGCTGCTGGCGGGTGTCGGGGTCTATCTGGTCGGTTTGGCGGCGGTGTGGTGGTATCGGCCGGGGTGA
- a CDS encoding ethylbenzene dehydrogenase-related protein codes for MTRWIWILAAALLMAAGLGGCREIPADRLYALKLTHAPTESDWERALPRQVRVRGGRLHELRGQADLNEDMVHAATPACHHGALPPEPISVDLRAFYTDTDLYLRLSWPDATRDDRLKQWRWDGEAWHNEGGLEDGLGILWAERRDFPRFTCAQACHIADFAVSGANFHGRSRMRLQQEGPWLDLWRWRADLSARHGFADDLWLDAAGMHPDVPGELLRANSRAALDPDTNLVPFEEGDAPLRDAEGRAATGFRPPGSTAPGYLVERPRGGRADIRAWSRYESGHWTVILRRALDTGDARDVVFRPGDPQGTAFGLAIMDHTPVDHYASTLEEILVLLPGE; via the coding sequence TTGACCCGATGGATCTGGATACTGGCCGCCGCGCTGCTGATGGCGGCAGGCCTTGGCGGGTGCCGCGAGATTCCCGCCGACCGCCTCTACGCCCTCAAGCTGACGCACGCGCCCACCGAGAGCGACTGGGAGCGCGCCCTGCCGCGCCAGGTGCGGGTTCGCGGCGGCCGCCTGCATGAACTGCGCGGCCAAGCCGACCTCAACGAGGACATGGTGCACGCCGCGACGCCCGCGTGCCACCACGGCGCCCTGCCGCCCGAGCCCATCAGCGTCGACCTGCGGGCCTTCTATACCGACACCGATCTCTACCTGCGCCTGTCCTGGCCCGACGCCACGCGCGACGACCGGCTCAAGCAATGGCGCTGGGACGGCGAGGCCTGGCACAACGAAGGCGGGCTGGAAGACGGGCTGGGGATTTTGTGGGCCGAGCGCCGGGATTTTCCGCGCTTCACCTGCGCCCAGGCCTGTCACATCGCGGATTTCGCGGTCAGCGGAGCGAATTTTCACGGCCGCAGCCGCATGCGCCTGCAACAGGAAGGCCCCTGGCTCGACCTGTGGCGTTGGCGCGCCGACCTGAGCGCGCGCCACGGCTTTGCCGACGACCTGTGGCTGGATGCCGCGGGCATGCATCCGGACGTCCCCGGCGAACTGCTACGGGCGAATTCCCGCGCCGCCCTGGACCCGGACACCAACCTGGTGCCTTTTGAAGAAGGCGATGCGCCCCTGCGCGACGCCGAGGGGCGCGCCGCGACGGGCTTTCGCCCCCCCGGCAGCACCGCGCCGGGCTACCTGGTCGAGCGGCCGCGCGGCGGCCGCGCCGACATCCGGGCCTGGAGCCGTTACGAAAGCGGCCACTGGACGGTGATCCTGCGCCGCGCCCTGGACACCGGCGATGCGCGCGACGTCGTGTTTCGCCCCGGCGACCCGCAGGGCACGGCCTTCGGGTTGGCCATCATGGATCACACCCCCGTCGACCACTACGCTTCAACCTTGGAGGAGATCCTGGTGTTGCTGCCGGGGGAATGA
- a CDS encoding right-handed parallel beta-helix repeat-containing protein, giving the protein MKKLWFLILCALLPTTAQALTIAEDTLWRGTLEFAEPVRVERGATLRVEPGTQVRFQGGGLEVLGRLEARDAQFSGTDWEGVQLHAGEHLLENCRISGARLGLLVLGGAPRLIGLEIFANGTGLELRRQSNAEVRDCRIRDNQTVGLFLKDEARPRVRNCVIEGNGRFGVYVYRSNPTLFRDNLLRANPVGLMVAYYGSDPEIGGNRFAGNEIGIQVDRAARPVLVGNDISGGGTGVLLSRRADARVRHNRIHGNRIGVQVEYSSYPVIRENDLAGNAMALVLSHQSSAWERANGEAARAAESGGRGAFGQAARQPADAAALQPRVLTGTVDAKHNWWGKDAVEELARGAGYGNPSFIHDGRDEPYFEDAGVKYPLDVVEFAPWRNAPLAPNARNQ; this is encoded by the coding sequence GTGAAAAAACTCTGGTTCCTGATTCTGTGCGCGCTGCTGCCGACGACGGCGCAGGCCCTGACCATCGCCGAGGATACCCTGTGGCGCGGCACCCTGGAGTTTGCCGAACCGGTGCGGGTGGAGCGCGGCGCGACCCTGCGCGTCGAGCCGGGCACCCAGGTTCGGTTCCAGGGCGGCGGCCTTGAGGTGCTGGGACGGCTTGAGGCGCGCGACGCGCAATTCTCCGGGACGGACTGGGAGGGGGTTCAACTGCACGCTGGCGAGCATCTGCTCGAGAATTGCCGCATCAGCGGGGCGCGCCTGGGACTGCTGGTGCTCGGCGGCGCGCCGCGGCTGATCGGTTTGGAGATCTTCGCCAACGGCACCGGTCTGGAACTGCGCCGCCAGAGCAACGCCGAGGTGCGCGACTGCCGCATCCGCGACAATCAGACCGTGGGGCTGTTCCTCAAGGACGAGGCCCGGCCGCGCGTGCGGAATTGCGTCATCGAAGGCAACGGCCGCTTCGGCGTCTATGTCTACCGTTCCAATCCCACCCTGTTTCGCGACAACCTGTTGCGCGCCAATCCCGTGGGGCTGATGGTCGCCTACTACGGCAGCGACCCCGAGATCGGCGGCAATCGCTTCGCTGGCAACGAGATCGGCATCCAGGTCGATCGGGCGGCGCGGCCGGTGCTGGTGGGCAACGACATCAGCGGCGGCGGCACCGGCGTGCTTTTGTCGCGGCGCGCCGATGCCCGGGTGCGCCACAACCGCATCCACGGCAACCGCATCGGCGTGCAGGTGGAGTATTCCTCCTATCCGGTGATCCGTGAAAACGATCTGGCCGGCAACGCCATGGCCCTGGTGCTCAGCCATCAGTCCTCGGCCTGGGAGCGCGCCAACGGCGAGGCGGCCCGCGCTGCCGAGAGCGGCGGACGCGGCGCCTTCGGCCAGGCGGCGCGCCAACCGGCCGATGCCGCCGCCCTTCAGCCGCGCGTGCTCACCGGCACCGTGGATGCCAAGCACAACTGGTGGGGGAAGGACGCCGTCGAAGAGTTGGCGCGCGGCGCCGGCTACGGCAATCCCTCCTTCATTCATGACGGCCGCGATGAGCCCTATTTCGAGGATGCCGGGGTCAAATATCCCCTGGATGTGGTCGAGTTCGCGCCCTGGCGAAACGCGCCCTTGGCCCCTAACGCAAGGAATCAGTAA
- a CDS encoding right-handed parallel beta-helix repeat-containing protein, whose protein sequence is MLALLLLGELPAAALERLPAGETRWNGKVALKAALEVPSDGVLVIAAGTRVQVADAEARILVRGGLEIAGTQEAPVVFAAPPGWQGFELMEPARPIEIQHARFEGAEVALRVLGARLRVTHSAFRGGGHGIDLVRESEAVIEDCLFADNQVGLEAQMKSRVRVTRSLFRNHRGSAFIAGHGSGGDISDCRFEGNRQALGLKGRFEGSVAANRFMDNDTAIFCNQTQRSPRIVGNEFRGSEFALVNASFSFPQVEHNQFVGNGKAVRNDQFGSAQVRHNLFADNGTALWNNRKSDPVVENNEFRDNQRALFCDFSSYPRVRNNNFIGNGMGVELGPQQSADFEARAGSRHIALEQAQARRSQNPLLARAPTEFHDEVDVRHNWWGEDTEVLRAAGAEGEVPFFRDRRQLGRVSYQGWGDETYLVDRVVFAPWLDEPVADAGPKEVP, encoded by the coding sequence GTGCTGGCTTTGCTGCTTCTGGGCGAGCTGCCGGCCGCGGCGTTGGAGCGGCTGCCGGCGGGCGAGACGCGCTGGAACGGAAAGGTCGCGCTCAAGGCCGCCCTGGAGGTGCCGAGCGATGGCGTGCTGGTCATTGCGGCGGGCACGCGGGTTCAGGTGGCCGATGCCGAGGCGCGTATCCTGGTGCGCGGCGGCCTGGAGATCGCCGGAACGCAAGAGGCCCCGGTGGTGTTCGCCGCGCCTCCCGGCTGGCAGGGTTTCGAACTGATGGAGCCGGCCCGGCCCATCGAGATACAGCATGCCCGCTTCGAAGGGGCCGAAGTGGCCCTGCGGGTTCTGGGCGCGCGTCTGCGGGTCACCCATAGCGCCTTTCGCGGCGGCGGGCATGGCATCGACCTGGTGCGCGAATCCGAGGCGGTGATCGAGGACTGCCTGTTCGCCGACAACCAGGTGGGTCTTGAAGCGCAGATGAAATCCCGGGTGCGGGTGACGCGCAGCCTGTTTCGCAATCACCGCGGCAGCGCTTTTATCGCCGGTCACGGCAGCGGCGGCGACATCAGCGACTGCCGCTTCGAGGGCAATCGCCAGGCCCTGGGGCTCAAGGGCCGCTTCGAGGGCAGCGTTGCCGCCAACCGCTTCATGGACAACGACACCGCCATCTTCTGCAACCAGACTCAGCGCTCGCCGCGCATCGTCGGCAACGAGTTTCGGGGCAGTGAATTCGCCCTGGTCAATGCCTCCTTTTCCTTCCCGCAGGTGGAACACAACCAGTTCGTCGGCAACGGCAAGGCCGTGCGCAACGATCAATTCGGCTCGGCCCAGGTGCGCCACAACCTGTTCGCCGACAACGGCACCGCCCTGTGGAACAACCGCAAGTCCGATCCGGTGGTGGAGAACAACGAGTTTCGCGACAACCAGCGCGCTCTGTTCTGTGATTTCTCCTCCTATCCGCGGGTGCGCAACAACAATTTCATCGGCAACGGGATGGGGGTGGAGTTGGGACCGCAGCAAAGCGCGGATTTCGAGGCGCGGGCCGGTTCGCGCCACATCGCCCTGGAGCAGGCCCAGGCGCGGCGCAGCCAGAATCCCCTGCTGGCGCGGGCGCCGACGGAGTTTCACGACGAGGTGGACGTGCGCCACAACTGGTGGGGAGAGGATACCGAGGTCCTGCGCGCGGCGGGTGCCGAGGGCGAGGTGCCTTTTTTCCGCGACCGTCGGCAGTTGGGGCGGGTCAGCTATCAGGGATGGGGAGATGAGACCTATCTCGTCGATCGGGTGGTGTTCGCGCCCTGGCTGGATGAGCCGGTGGCCGACGCCGGCCCCAAGGAGGTGCCATGA
- a CDS encoding DUF4198 domain-containing protein yields MIRTRKTFYLTPLGPIGLIRPMIISVVLLLFALSAWAESGVQGRVAWQGELVEGVRVHAYRAVADIPAGRSVAVSAPVDVDGSYRLALEPGEYYLVARDFEGAPAPGDHFCYYSGAPVRVSPGHYTNVGFNLIRLGETPAPQTGGMSGIEGRITFEEQLLERVYLYVYTDPSRGFKGPGYLIQPVESGQFRLRLPPGEYWVLARKRAQGGQFGPIEIGDYFNFYYGNPVRIGEGEMHRVDIETITRLALLEEGEAPPFQGVRGTISGPEGEALAGVRVFAYRNAEMTGHPEVFSPATDAAGRFELALPDAGPWFFLARQTFGGPAGEGEWYGRHDNGAGGLLLNAEQGVSEVRIRVEKQAL; encoded by the coding sequence ATGATCAGAACCAGAAAGACCTTTTATTTGACACCCCTGGGGCCGATCGGGTTGATCCGGCCGATGATTATTTCGGTGGTGCTGCTGCTCTTCGCCCTGTCGGCCTGGGCCGAATCCGGAGTGCAGGGGCGGGTGGCCTGGCAGGGCGAACTGGTGGAGGGGGTGCGGGTGCATGCCTACCGCGCCGTAGCCGACATCCCGGCCGGACGCAGTGTGGCGGTATCGGCGCCGGTGGATGTCGACGGCAGTTATCGTCTAGCCCTGGAACCGGGCGAGTATTACCTGGTGGCGCGCGACTTCGAGGGCGCGCCCGCGCCGGGGGACCACTTTTGCTATTACAGCGGCGCGCCGGTGCGGGTGAGCCCCGGCCACTACACCAACGTGGGCTTCAACCTCATTCGCCTGGGTGAAACGCCCGCGCCGCAAACGGGCGGCATGAGCGGCATCGAGGGACGGATCACCTTCGAGGAGCAGTTGCTCGAGCGCGTGTATCTCTACGTCTATACCGATCCCTCGCGGGGATTCAAGGGACCCGGCTACCTCATTCAGCCCGTGGAGTCCGGGCAGTTTCGCCTGCGCCTGCCGCCCGGCGAATATTGGGTGCTGGCGCGCAAGCGCGCTCAGGGCGGGCAGTTCGGCCCCATCGAGATCGGCGATTATTTCAATTTTTACTACGGCAACCCGGTGCGCATCGGCGAGGGCGAGATGCACCGGGTCGACATCGAGACCATCACCCGCCTGGCCCTGCTCGAAGAAGGCGAGGCGCCGCCTTTCCAGGGCGTACGCGGAACCATCAGCGGGCCCGAGGGCGAGGCGCTCGCGGGGGTGCGGGTGTTCGCCTACCGCAATGCCGAGATGACCGGCCATCCGGAAGTCTTCTCGCCGGCCACGGACGCCGCGGGCCGTTTCGAGCTGGCCCTGCCCGACGCGGGTCCCTGGTTTTTTCTGGCGCGCCAGACCTTCGGCGGGCCGGCCGGGGAGGGCGAGTGGTACGGTCGCCATGACAACGGCGCCGGCGGGCTGCTTCTGAATGCCGAGCAAGGCGTGAGCGAGGTGCGTATTCGTGTCGAGAAACAGGCTCTTTAG